The Puntigrus tetrazona isolate hp1 chromosome 23, ASM1883169v1, whole genome shotgun sequence genome has a segment encoding these proteins:
- the LOC122329272 gene encoding IQ motif and SEC7 domain-containing protein 3-like isoform X6, whose amino-acid sequence MDSRTENPTKAAGYLKELNKIIETQQTLLERQKRRIFELEQHVSDLCVENSRLRHEYQRHLLTCRLRSIQENSPQQQSEYGNARIVRRHASLPVEMTDSPSSLRSAVCRRTVPCRQWKSASFGYVNALHQYCCPAPLRSKQLAVPAPLSECRDDNVLHQFCCPPSGSSSPSR is encoded by the exons ATGGACAGCCGGACCGAGAATCCGACGAAGGCAGCTGGTTATCTGAAGGAGCTGAATAAGATCATAGAGACGCAGCAGACGCTGCTGGAGAGGCAGAAGAGGCGCATCTTTGAGCTGGAGCAGCATGTGTCCGATCTGTGCGTCGAGAACAGCCGCCTGAGACACGAGTACCAGCGGCATCTGCTCACCTGCAGACTGCGCTCCATTCAGGAAAACAGCCCGCAACAGCA gtcaGAATATGGGAATGCAAGAATCGTCAG AAGGCATGCTTCTCTTCCTGTGGAGATGACAGACAGTCCCAGCAGCCTCAGATCAGCCGTGTGCAGGAGAACTGTGCCGTGTCGACAGTGGAAGTCTGCATCCTTCGG GTATGTAAATGCTTTGCACCAGTACTGCTGTCCCGCGCCGTTGCGCTCTAAGCAGCTAGCTGTACCTGCTCCTCTCTCTGAGTGCAG GGATGATAATGTGCTGCATCAGTTCTGCTGTCCTCCGTCTGGAAGCAGCAGTCCTTCAAGATAG